One segment of Pangasianodon hypophthalmus isolate fPanHyp1 chromosome 10, fPanHyp1.pri, whole genome shotgun sequence DNA contains the following:
- the fas gene encoding tumor necrosis factor receptor superfamily member 6: MEGKKLLALLCVSWSVFCLTECVCPEGLYTASNRLECCLCPRGFRLMNDCISPRTPPQKCEVCDPGTYLDHPNSEQKCERCKTCDNFANMVEGQRCTPSSNTVCVCKDDHYCDKGDECKVCYPCSTCEFGIKVPCNLTSDTQCNEKAPEESKITTAIAITVPIIALIAVTLIVVFFLWKRKRLCFKSDEKFENPESLELLGDTDLERFLPRISEILGFKVVRNVVRRQGMLSQTIIDNVMDENPRDANERAYQLLKAWYEKHGMKGAYKALTENLIAINMRSKAEEVHELIKELSNRGERRNGDV, encoded by the exons ATGGAGGGGAAGAAGCTGCTCGCGCTGCTCTGCGTCTCG TGGAGTGTTTTCTGCTtgacggagtgtgtgtgtcctgaaggTCTGTACACAGCAAGTAATCGACTAGAGTGCTGTCTCTGTCCCAGAG gttttcGCTTAATGAATGACTGCATTTCACCTCGAACTCCCCCTcaaaagtgtgaagtgtgtgatcCCGGAACATATCTGGATCACCCAAACAGTGAGCAAAAATGTGAACGCTGTAAGACGTGTGACAACTTCG CTAACATGGTGGAAGGACAGCGCTGTACACCTTCCTCTAACACCGTGTGCGTCTGTAAGGACGATCATTACTGCGATAAAGGAGACGAGTGTAAAGTCTGTTACCCCTGCAGCAC gtGTGAGTTTGGGATTAAAGTTCCCTGCAATCTCACCAGCGACACACAGTGCAACGAAAAAGCGCCTGAAG agtCCAAAATCACGACTGCCATTGCCATCACTGTGCCGATAATTGCACTAATTGCAGTAACATTAATAGTAGTGTTTTTTCTGTGGAAGAGAAAACGGCTTTGTTTTAAATCAGATGAAAAGTTCGAAAATCCTGAG TCACTGGAGCTGTTAGGTG ATACGGATTTGGAAAGGTTTCTGCCTAGAATATCTGAAATTCTGGGTTTCAAGGTGGTCCGGAACGTGGTGAGGCGCCAAGGCATGCTGTCTCAGACCATAATAGACAACGTAATGGATGAAAATCCTCGTGACGCGAATGAGCGGGCTTACCAGCTGCTGAAGGCTTGGTACGAGAAACACGGCATGAAAGGAGCTTACAAAGCTCTGACTGAGAACCTCATCGCCATCAACATGAGAAGTAAGGCCGAGGAGGTGCATGAACTCATCAAAGAACTAAGCAATAGAGGGGAGAGGAGAAATGGAGATGTCTAG
- the pank1a gene encoding pantothenate kinase 1a has product MKLKSNKKPEFPWFGLDIGGSLVKLVYFEPNDMTEEEEEELESLRTICSYLRANTLYRKCAVQDIQLELRDLCVCGRVGTLHFIRFQTADVTPFLAAVQEKTIGKLQGTICATGGGAYKFENDFRTMAGVELAKLDELDCLIRGLLYLDSVGFNGKQECYYFENPTDTQRCVKRPCCLENPFPMLLVNIGSGVSVLAVYSEKKHKRITGTSLGGGTFLGLCCLLTGCETFEEALEMASKGDGNNVDKLVKDIYGGDYQRFSLQGSTVASSFGHMMSKEKRDSISKEDLARATLVTITNNIGSIARMCAVNEKIDRVVFVGNFLRINTLSMKLLAYAMDFWSKGQLKALFLEHEGYFGAVGAFLELVKSSEDS; this is encoded by the exons ATGAAGCTGAAAAGTAATAAGAAGCCAG AATTCCCCTGGTTCGGTCTGGATATTGGTGGCTCTCTGGTGAAGCTGGTGTACTTCGAGCCAAACGACATGacggaggaggaagaagaggagctGGAGAGCTTACGGACGATCTGCTCGTACCTCAGAGCCAACACGCTGTACAGGAAGTGCGCCGTGCAGGACATTCAGCTGGAGCTACGTGACCTGTGCGTGTGCGGACGAGTCGGAACGCTGCACTTTATCCGCTTCCAAACAGCCGACGTCACGCCGTTCCTCGCCGCCGTGCAAGAGAAAACGATCGGCAAGCTCCAAGGGACGATCTGCGCCACTGGGGGCGGGGCATACAAGTTTGAGAACGACTTCAGGACG aTGGCGGGTGTGGAGTTAGCAAAGCTGGACGAGTTGGACTGCCTGATCCGCGGGCTGCTCTATTTGGACTCGGTTGGGTTTAACGGAAAACAAGAGTGTTATTATTTTGAGAACCCGACCGACACGCAGCGCTGCGTGAAGCGGCCATGTTGTCTGGAGAACCCGTTCCCCATGCTGCTGGTCAACATCGGGTCGGGTGTCAGCGTCCTCGCCGTTTACTCCGAGAAGAAACACAAACGCATCACCGGCACCAG TCTGGGTGGGGGAACGTTTCTGGGTCTGTGCTGTCTGTTGACCGGCTGTGAGACGTTTGAGGAAGCACTGGAGATGGCGAGTAAAGGAGACGGAAACAACGTGGACAAACTGGTGAAGGATATTTACGGAGGAGATTATCAACGGTTCAGCCTCCAGGGGTCCACTGTCgcctccag ttttggtCACATGATGAGTAAGGAGAAGAGGGACAGCATCTCTAAAGAAGACCTGGCCAGAGCCACGCTGGTCACCATCACCAACAACATCGGCTCCATCGCACGCATGTGTGCCGTCAacgag aaaatcgACAGGGTGGTGTTTGTCGGGAATTTCTTGCGGATCAACACGCTGTCGATGAAGCTGCTCGCCTACGCCATGGACTTCTGGTCAAAAGGACAACTGAAGGCTCTTTTCCTAGAGCACGAG ggatACTTCGGAGCAGTCGGAGCTTTCCTCGAGCTCGTAAAGTCGTCTGAGGATTCCTGA
- the slc16a12a gene encoding monocarboxylate transporter 12-B: protein MMDGGMKNSRDGGWGWMIVAASFVTMICTRSVTRCVSIFFVEFQMQFSTDYSTTSWIHSLLDFTTMLCAPLGSYVGNRLSTRVAVMTGGLLSSVGLVISSFAPSLQFLYISLGILTGLGFALSYTPAVAMVGTYFNERKALAYGITMSGRGIGIFILPPLVQHLIDRYSWRGALLTLGGLVSNLCVCGSLMRPLVGEKENVKPNLDEPDVQEDLKTVKLTDIGQNEDKCDKEQEEEKSLLRSRGGQASHEGVGVKMKDSNQEEVKDKEEEHEEYSEGLMLTDTEMSLQDSKQDTSSEPTNLKDSSMESIVKDTNLDTKLTTAELAVAELQIADLKLHDSKLINLMVADTKQTDSNLVCSVLGNSKLADLDAQTDSKLAKSKICVLGLADSKLADSEATDSKLADSMLNDLNLAKLMLADPKLATPKLPDSQLLCETVSSEGPVFPIKQLRKRRKPECCFFPSSDKYSFLFKLDFLLLSVSFLFLAFGCSVPFVYLVPYSLSVDISQHQAVLLMSILGGMGIVGNITFGWISDRKCLRRFRVVTFLIAVAFEGLGCLFVHLLRSFSTLVSFSVFYGFFDGAYMALIPVVTCDIVGSAHLSSALGVIGFLHAIPYLISPPIAGWLLDRSGSYTALFLLSGLSLLCSAFLLAALALLRYCCRERSASLQNPHQA, encoded by the exons atgatggatggagggatgaagaaCTCCAGAGACGGAGGATGGGGATGGATGATCGTTGCTGCTTCTTTCGTCACCATGATCTGCACTCGCTCTGTCACCAG GTGTGTTTCGATCTTCTTTGTGGAGTTTCAGATGCAGTTCTCCACAGATTACTCCACAACCTCGTGGATTCACTCCCTGCTGGACTTTACCACTATGCTCTGTG CTCCTCTCGGTAGTTATGTAGGAAACCGCCTGTCCACTAGAGTGGCAGTGATGACTGGAGGACTTTTATCTTCTGTTGGACTCGTCATCAGTTCCTTTGCCCCCAGTCTGCAGTTCCTGTACATATCTCTGGGAATTCTCACAG GTTTGGGATTTGCCCTCAGTTACACACCAGCGGTAGCGATGGTAGGCACATATTTCAATGAGAGGAAGGCTCTGGCATATGGAATTACCATGTCTGGAAGAGGCATTGGAATCTTCATCCTTCCTCCTCTGGTTCAGCACCTCATCGACCGGTACTCCTGGAGGGGGGCTCTTCTTACATTAGGGGGTCTTGTTTCAaacttgtgtgtctgtgggtcTCTTATGAGGCCCCTAGTGGGTGAAAAAGAGAATGTGAAACCGAACCTGGATGAACCTGATGTTCAGGAGGATTTAAAAACAGTCAAATTGACTGATATCGGTCAAAATGAGGATAAATGTGATAAagagcaagaagaagaaaagagtcTGCTTAGATCTCGGGGAGGACAAGCTAGCCATGAAGGGGTaggagtgaaaatgaaagaTTCCAACCAAGAAGAGGTGAAGGACAAAGAGGAAGAACATGAAGAATATTCAGAAGGCCTCATGCTAACAGATACTGAGATGAGCTTACAAGATTCAAAGCAAGACACAAGCAGCGAGCCCACTAACTTGAAGGACTCATCAATGGAGTCAATTGTAAAGGATACAAATCTAGACACAAAGCTAACTACAGCTGAACTAGCTGTAGCTGAACTACAGATTGCTGACTTGAAGCTGCATGACTCAAAGCTAATCAACTTAATGGTAGCTGACACGAAACAAACTGACTCAAATTTAGTCTGTTCAGTGCTAGGCAACTCGAAACTAGCTGACTTGGATGCGCAAACTGACTCAAAATTAGCCAAGTCAAAGATTTGTGTCTTAGGGCTAGCTGACTCAAAACTAGCTGACTCAGAGGCAACTGATTCAAAATTAGCTGACTCAATGCTAAATGACTTAAACCTAGCCAAATTAATGCTAGCTGACCCAAAGCTAGCAACCCCAAAGCTACCTGACTcacagctgctttgtgaaacGGTGTCTTCCGAAGGTCCTGTTTTTCCGATCAAGCAGttgagaaaaaggagaaaaccgGAATGTTGTTTCTTCCCATCATCAGACAAGTACAGCTTCCTGTTCAAGCTTGACTTCCTGTTGCTCTCAGTATCCTTCCTGTTCCTGGCGTTTGGCTGCAGTGTGCCGTTCGTGTACCTGGTGCCGTATTCTCTCAGCGTGGACATCAGCCAACATCAGGCCGTGCTCCTCATGTCCATCCTAGGAGGTATgggaattgtgggtaatatcACTTTTGGATGGATCTCGGACAGGAA GTGTTTGAGGAGATTTCGTGTAGTCACTTTTCTGATCGCAGTGGCGTTCGAGGGACTCGGTTGCCTCTTTGTGCACTTGTTAAGGAGTTTTTCCACACTCGTGTCCTTCTCCGTTTTCTACGGCTTCTTCGACGGGGCCTACATGGCTCTCATCCCTGTGGTCACCTGTGACATCGTAGGCTCCGCCCACCTGTCCTCAGCTCTGGGTGTGATTGGCTTTTTGCATGCCATTCCATACCTCATCAGCCCACCAATAGCAG gttGGCTGTTGGATCGGTCAGGTTCTTACACAGCGCTCTTCCTCCTCAGTGGACTCTCACTTCTCTGTAGTGCTTTCCTCTTGGCTGCTCTGGCCTTACTGCGTTACTGCTGTAGGGAGCGCTCTGCCTCACTGCAAAACCCACACCAGGCCTAA